The Streptomyces sp. R33 genome contains the following window.
GCAGATCCCACTGATCGACCAGCTCGTTCAGCTCGGCCAGCGAGTCGACCTCGGGCACCGGGGTGAAGTGGTTGCGGCGGAAGTAGCCGATCTGTCCCTCCACTCCGCCCTTCTCGTGGGCGCCCTCGATGCCCGGCCGGCAGTAGAAGCTCTCGATCCCGAAGTGCGACCTGAAGGCGATCCACCGGTCGGCTTCCACCCTGGCCCGACTCAGCCCCAGCACCCGGGCGACAGCGGCCTTGAGATTGTCGTAACGGACCTTGTTCCGTGGGACCCCGCCCAGCGTCCGCAGGGCGTGAACGTGGCCTTCAAAGAAGGCCTCCTGGCCGCAGGACGCGAAGACGCGGTGGACGGCCTTGCCCGAGTAGGACAGGCGGAAGGAGAACAAATAGCAGGTCACAAGCTCGCCGGCGAGCCGGATGGTCACGTCGCCGAAGTCGACCTCGGCCTCCATGCCGGGCTGGTGGGTCTGCGGAATGAACGCTTCGACCGGCGCCTTCCCCGACTCGACGAGGATCTGCGGCTTCCGGTCGGAGACGTAGCGCCGGACCATCTGGTAGGAGACATCCGCGCCGTGCTCCTCGACCAGACGGTGGAAGATCCGCGTGACCGTGTGCCGCTGCTTGCGCGGAGCGTCCAGGTCCGCCTGGAGCATCCCGTCGATCACCGGCTTGTAAGGATCCAAGGCCGTCGGCCGCGGCGGCAGCTGCTTCCTCGGCTCCGGCCAGACCGAGTCGACAGCCTTGCGAACCGTCCGCCACGACACGTTGTACTTGCGCTCGATCTCCCGGATCTTCATGCCGCCGCGATGGTCGCGCCGGATCGCCGCGTACAGCTCGACCTTCGACATTTGCGGCATGACCAGGCCCTTTCACCAGGAGCATCCCGATGCTGCCCTGGCAAGAACCCTGGTGACTTCAAAACTCGTGAACATCACCCGACCGTGGATCCGGGTGCCTCCCAAACCCGTGAACAACGGACTTCACAACCCGTGAACAAAGCCAATCCGTTCCTTTAGTCATACGGCGGACTGTGCACACCAGCGGCTTACCGTCTCGGGCTGCCGCGTTTCCCGCCTGCCGGGAGGCCAGGGTCAAGAGTTGGTGATAGTTGCCCGCCCGGCGGGATGCACCCCGGATCACGCATTTGCACAGGTCAAGGCCCGTGTCTCATGGCCCGATGATCACAGGATGGAAGGTCGGGCCGAAGGGCTGGCCGTACTACTGCAACGGCGTGCTGGTCGCGACGGCCACCGCCGAGCGGGCGCGACGCTGCGCGCAGCCCAGGACGAGGCAGGTGTTCCGGCCGGGTTCTGGATGGGCCGGTGCCTGCCCGCGGTCGGCTTGGTCGCTGCGGACGTTGTGACCGAGAGGCAGGCCGAACTGCTCCTGGGGGAAGGACGGCACCCGGACTCCGACCGGATCGAGTACGAGCGCCTGGCGGCGGGCGATGATCCGGCGAAGGCACGGCGGGCGACCGTGCTGGGCCGCCCTATCGAGCACAATCAGTCGCCTGCCACCGAGAAGGCCAAGGAGCGCTCGCCGTGGCTGGCCATGGATCTGGTGTTCCGGGCGCCGTCGACCGCGCAGATCGCGTGGGCTCTATGCGATGACAAGCACCGCATGGTCTTGGAGCTGTGTCAGGAGATTGCCCGGGACAAGACGCTGGCGTGGCTGGAGGAGGCGGTAGCGGAGATCCGCTGGGGGAGCGGCGGCAAGCACCGCGGTCCGGTCCTGGACGGGCTGATCGTCGCGGTGTTCCGGCACTATGAGTCCCGGGCCCGGGAACCACGGCCGCTCCTCCACGACCATGCGGTGGTGTCGATCCGGGCCCGGCGGCCGGACGGGAAGTGGGGGAACTGGTTTCAGGACCGGATGCTGGCGCACATCGTGGCGGCCGGCACCTTGTACTCCCTCTACTTCATGGAGGAGGTCTCGGCCCGGCTCGGGTGGGCGTGGGAGCCGCGCGAGGTGACCGCGGGCAAAAGGCCGGTCATGGAGATCGCCGGGATCGACTGGCGTCTGATCGGCTGGCAGTCGACCCGCCGTCAGCAGATCGCGGACGCGCTGCCCGTCATCGTCGCCGACTACGAAGCCACGCAAGGGCACCCACCGGGGGAGCGCGCCGCTTACGCGCTCAGCCAACAGGCCGCCGACCGGACCCGCCCGCCGAAACGCAAGGACCCGCGATCCCTGACCGAGCTGCGCGAGCTCTGGCGAAAGTCGGCGATCCGGGCGTATGGCGCCGACGTCATCGACCGGCTGGCGGAGCGGGCCCGGGCGGCGGCCGCAGCGGTATGGGCGCGGGTCCGCCCGGTCGTCGACATAGCGCTGGCCGCCGTCGACGTCGCCGCCGTGGTGTACGTGATGCGCGGCGCGTTCAAGCATCACCACCTACTCGCCGAAGCCCGCCGCCACCTCGCCTACGTCCTGCGCGGCCGCCCCCACCCCCACCAGCCCGGCCTGGACCAGCAGATCGTCCAGGAGGCCATCGACCACTACACCCGCCCGGTCGGCCGGGGCCGGATGATGACCGCCGACCTCCGCGCCCTGTACCCGCACGACATCGAGGACCAGGCCGTGCTGCGCCCCCTGACCCGCAACCGATCCGCCACCCCGTACGAGAGGGCCCGCCTCGCCGCCGGCGCCCTCACCGCCCGGGTCCACGCCGTACGCCGCGCGGACCGCCTGAACTCCCGGACCCGGCCGCGCACCGTCGCCGTACCGACTACCCCGAGACCCAACCTGCGCCCGGGGTGGGCGGAGCGGAGGGCCGGCCGAGACCTGGAGCCGGCGACGGACGTCGCCGCGGTGGAGCAGACCAGCCGGACGCTGGAGGCCGCAGCCGCCGAGATGGCCGCCCGGCTCCAGGCAGGCATCCGTGAACGCGCCGCCGCCCGCCGCCCCTCACCCCAGTCCGCCCCGGCGACGGCCCCACCGCCGCGCACCCCGCAGCCTGTCCAGCCCGCGCCGGGCCGGACCACACCCACCGGAGGAATCGCATGACCACCACGCCGCCCGCGGACCCGAGGATCGAAGCCGTCGCCGCCCGGCTGAAGGAGGCCGTCCAGGAGCGCGCCGAGGCGCTCGGGCCGCCGCCGGTCTGGCAGCCGATCTGGAAGCGGCCCCGGAAGCCGAAGTCCATCAAGGCGAAGAAGGCGGAGCTGGCCAAGCAGCGCAAGCGGCTCAAGGCAGCCGGTGTCCGCCGGTTCTACGGCGCCCAGGCGCGCCGGCCCCGGCCCCGGCAGAACCGCATCGGCAGCGCCGCCGCGCGCCGCGATGCCCGCGCCCTATCCCGGATGCGGCAATCGAACGCCTGGCTGTGGTGACGATGCCGGGCATCGTCCACCGAGTGGACCGCCCGATGCCGACAGTGAGTGGAGCCCATCGAGTGGACTCCACTCAGTGGACTCCACCTGGTGGGCGCCCCCCTCAGTGGCCTCCGCCGCGGTGCACCGATTACCCGGCTTCGGCACCAGATGATTCGTGCCTCCATGTTCGAGCCCTGAGCCCGCACACCCAGGAAGTGGCCCACGGCGGCACGGCCAGCATCGGGCCGACTACCGGAAGCAGAGCATGCACGCTCCGCCCCCGCCCCGTCCGGGGAAATAGAGTGCGCTGAGCCTGAGCCGAGGCGGATCATTTCCGTCTGACCGACTATCACCCGGCCGTCCGGTGCTAGGAGTTGCTGATGACTGATGAAGTCTCGATGACCTGGGAAGAGCTGCTGGCCAGCCCGTTCAAGATATCCACGGTCACCACGCACAACAGCAGCTACCTGACCGAGACCCGGCGCATGTTGAACATGAGTGACGAGGCCTTCCACAAGATGATGCGGCTCGCTCACCGCCAGCTCACCGACGACCTCGAAGGCCACGGGGTCTCGTACGACAGCGTGGCCAAGGCCCTGCTGCCCCAGCACGGCCGCAAGGAGACAGCGCTCCTCTTCGACTCCGAGGTAGCCTCCGCCCGATCCAGAGGCTTCTACGGACACGACGTAGCCGAAGCATGGATACCGGCGCTGCCGAAGGTGAAGAGCGGCGTCCCGGTGAACTCGATCCTGCGCGGCGACATCCTCGAAGGCCCCCTCGACCAGATAGCCCTCGCGCTCCAGGAGAGCGTCATCCACCACCGGCCCCACAGGTACGTTCACCCGCAACTGATGTACTGCGTCTACATCAACAACCTCTCCCCGACGCAGGACCGTGAGCTGAGGCGCGCAGTCGAGGAGCACCCCGCCTACATCGGCTACGCGGATTGCTCCGGCCGCAACACGCTGAAGCAGTACCTGGGCATGTCGCTGATGAACTCGGGCCTGCGTGTGGGCGACCAGATCCTCGACGCAGTCCTCCACGACGGCCGGAGCTTCGACGGCACGCCCAACGCGGCCGGCCTGCCCTACAAAGAGAACGGCTTCACGCCGACCGCGGTCCGCGAGTACCTGTTCCTGCCGTTCCTCAGCTACCGCATCAACAGCCACCTCACCGGCAGGAACGCGGAAGACGCGTATGCCGCGCTGACGACGCTCTCACCCGACGCGTACCTGGTGGAAAGCCCGGCGATCTGGATGACCCCCAGCCGGTACGAATACCTCCACGACCCCGGCAAGCACCTCGTCTCCCTCCAACAGGCCGGCCTGGATCACCTCGACCACCCCGGGCTGGAGGCCGTCGTGAGCAAGCTGGTCGCGCAGGGCCACATCTACAATCTGCGCCTCAACGAGTACGGCGCGCTCCTGTACACCTCCATGGTCGAGGTCGACACGGGAGGCGGCGAGTACAAGACCTTCACCGTCGGCCTGAAATTCAACCCCGAGGACAAGCGCGTCGAGCTGACCACCTTCTTCTGAGTCGCCTCGGCCTGGGCTGGCCATTTACGCCATGGACTTGACCACCGGCGTCAGGGGCCGTAGTCGACGACACCGAGATCAGGCGGGCCCCGCTTTGCCACGTCAGCCACGGCGGCATCCCAGCCATCATCGGATGGTCGCCCGTCACTACCGCCTGATCCGTACGGCCGTGGTCGCGCCCTGGGTCCGTCCATCCAGGGCATGGCCACGGCGGCACGGCCGGCACCGGGGCGACGACCGGAAGCAGAACATGCACGCCCCGCCCCCGCCGCATCCGGGGAAATGGAGTGCGCCCAGCGCGCCGAGACCGGCGTCCTGACCGCTCGGCAGGCGGACCTCGACTACGGCCGCCAGATCCGCAACGGCATGGCGCACGGCAAGACCACCCACGCGGTGATGCCACCGGCCACGGCCGTGCCGATGGTCACGACCTCGTTCACGGTCGTCTCCGAGCTCTGCGCCGCACCCACCAAATGATCACGGCTCGATAACGGGCGTCACACCGTCGACTTCGGCAACACCTCTAGCAAGTGAAGGCGGGATTCCGTCCGGAGTCCCGCGCCACCCGCGTGAGGAGCCTCGACCATGACGTACGCCAGCAGCGCCCGGCAGCCCGAGCCAGAGCCCCGACCGACCTCTCCCCCTAACCCTGAGACACCAGCGAAGGGGAAGAAGTCCACTCCCACGGCCGGGAAGGTACGGGCCGATGCACTGCGGATGCTGGGGTGCGTACGGATAGCCACGGTCCGGCAGATGGCCCAGGTGATCACGGAGGAGGAGTCGGACGGCCGGTCGTACGTGCGCAGAGCCATGGTGGAACTGGCGAAGCTCGGGCTGGCGGAGACGAACGGGAAAGACGGCAAGCACCAGATCTGGAACCTCACCCCGGCCGGGCAGAAGGCTCTGGCCGACGGCAACGAGCTGCCACCCCGACCGAAGGCTGGCACCGGCGCGAAGGCAGTCCGAGCCGGGTTCGGCCCGCACGCCGTCGCGGTGACCGACACGATCCTCGCCTACACCGACACCGTCCTGCGCGGACGCCGGGAGTACCTGACCGACTGGCAGGTGGAGGTCAACCACGCCATCAAAGAGACCGGCCTGTCCTTCAACACCGACGCCGTCCTCGCCGTGCCCACCAAGACCAGCGAGGTCCGCCTCTTTGAACTCGACAACGGCACCATGTCCCAGGCCCGCCTCGCCAAGGAGGTCTGGGACTACGAGCGCTACGCCGGGCACCGCGTCTGGGAAGGAGCCCGCGGCACCATCGGCGGGACGTACCCGTTCTGGCAGCGCCACCGCTACACCCGCTCCAAGACCTTCCCGCGGCTGCACGTCGTCCTGGCGGGCAAGGCCGAACACCTCCTCGACAACCGGCTCCAGGCGCTCACGGCCGCCGTGCAGGGCATCACCATCGCGGTGTGGACCAACACCCTGCCCCGGCTGAAGCGCGGCGAGCCCTGGTACGAGATCGGCGTCGACGACCCGCACGAGCGCCGCGCCCGCTACCCCGAACCCGTCGGCCGCTGACCGACGCTGGGCAAGCCCAAGGGGAGCCTGGGCAAGCCACCCGACCACCGGCTTGCCCACCCCGGCCGGAGGCGCTCCGGCCGGGCGGCATCGGTCACGGCCACCCCGGTCTTCCCGGCGAGGGCCCGGCTGACCGATGACGGGTGACCGATGACCGGTCACCGCCTCGGCCGGGAGTTGCATGGACCGGTCACGGCGCTGACGTGCTGGTTGACCGATCGCGGGAGACGGATCGGTCACAGCCGTCCTGCCGACCGGTCACGGCTTCTGCTGGGCAAGCCCTCGACTCGGAGGGCTTGCCCAGCGTCCGGATCACGTGGCGGGACGGCTCCCGAAGTCGTGGCGTCACCATCCGGGATACGGAGGCCCGGAGCCGCCCTACGCCTCCTCGACGGTCGTACGACGGAGTCATGAGACGACACCAGCAGAACAACGCCGGGCTCGCACCGAGCCTCCCGGGAGACATGTGGCACGCCCTCGCCTCCCTCCACGGGACCCACGTCGATCCCGTCGGCCACCTCGTACCCCTCGACCGCCCCGACGCCTTCCTCTCCCTCACCCGGCCCGGCGACATCGGCTTCACCGCGCGAGTGGAGCTGTCCGGCGGGGAGACGATGGACCACCTCCACAAACTGATCACCACAATCACCCGCGGCATCACCTACGAACTGGGCGCCGCGCCCGGGACCGCGCTGGAGATCATGCTCGGCAAGCGCCACCAGCTCGCCCTCCACACCGGCCACGTCGACGGCCTCACCCGGCTCCTGCGCGATGCCGTCGACGCGCACATCACGTCCGGCGACGGACCGTGCTTCCACTGCTACGGCTCCGGGCGTGCGCATCCTCTCTGGGGAGTCGAGGCCGAGCAACCCTGAGCGTCCGGGTAAGCCTTAGGCGACCCTGGGCAAGCCCTTCCGTGCGGGGGCTTGCCCATGCTCCCCTCACGGGCAGTCCCGTCCCGGGCGCAGGACGTCGGCGTAGATCCGGGCCCGTACACCTGGCTCACCGGGATCTCGGCGCACCGGGCCGATGCCCGAGGTTGCCCAGCGCTCCTCCAGCGCGGTCATGACGGCCCGGACGGTGTCCTCGTCCCTGCCGGTGATGTCGAGCACGACCAGGCCGGGCTCAGCGATGTGCTTCTCGTCGATTGGCTTCATGACCCCTGCGACAGCACGACGGAGCCCGGCGGTTCGCCGGCGGCCTCGGCTTCACCCGCATGAGCCGGCTGCCCCGGCCCTGGTGCAGCGAGTGGTCCCGGGCAAGCCGCCGCGACAGGGGCTTGCCCAGGGCTGGCAGCCCGGTCACACCATGGCGGCGGCCACGGCCTCGAGGACGGCCCGCTGCTCCGGGTCGACAGGGATGTCGGCCTGGCGCAGCGCGCGGAGGGTGCTGCCGTCGGAGCACAGCCTGCACAGCCCGAACACCGGGATCGGGCCGCCGCCGATGAGGGTGTGCGAGGAAGAGCTGTCGTAGACGGGCCGGTAGCAGCCGGGGCACGGCAGGCAGTCGTCGACGCCGTCCCCGTCCGGCGCGTTCGGGCCGAGCTGCGGGACGATCCGCAGGAGGTTCTCCCCGGCCTCGGCCCACAGCCCCATCGGCCGCTCCGCGGACCGCTCGAAGACGACGTCGTCACCGTTCGGGCCTTCACTGGTACGGACCCGCGCCAGCGTGCCGACGCCTTCGTCGGGATGGTTCGGGAGGAACGCCAGGACGGTGCTGGCACCGGGCTCCTCGCTCACGCTGTAGACGTGCCCGCGCCCGGCCTTTGTGGGCGGACAACTGAGATTCCCCGGTAGTGGACACAGGGTGGGAAGTGCATGGACAAGTCGGCATCCCACTGGCGGACTTATCGTCACGCAGCGTCGTACGCGGCACATCGCGCGATCCGCACTGAGACCATCGGAGCTGGCTGAGTACCAGAGCTCTGCTACGAGCAGGCGACGAGGCCGGGAGAGGGATAACGGCATGGCCAAGCGGGTAAAGGGGAGGTCATAAGGGCAAAGTGCACGCGGGGGGCCGCAATGGACGCGGGTGACTGGATCTCCTTGGGCGGTGGAGTCGTTGCTAGTGCAGCCGCCGGAATCGCCATCTGGCAGGCCATGCTGGCGAAACGGTCTGCTGCCTCCGCTGGCAGGCAAGCAGTCGCTGCAGAGCAACAGGTGGCCATCATGGCTCGGCAGCTCGCATACCAAGTTGAGGACCGCGATGATGCAGCAGGTCCTCGGTTTGAGGTTCTGTCTGCCGCCATCACAGATGATCGAGATCGCCGGCACGTCGTTGACATCACTGTGGCGCAGGCGCTCGGAGGTGAACTCGCCTCCGTGAGCGTAAGCGCGCGGCAATCGGGCAACGTCGCTGTCCTGCTCAACCCCGACAGCTCGGGGCCCGTGAGGTGGGGCGTCACGGCCCCTGGGTCCACCTACAGCCTTAGGGTGCTGCTGACCCACAACTACGTCACTCCGGTGAACGTCGTGCTGGACTTCGACTGCACGGAAGCCAATGGAGAACGCACTTGGCGGCGCACCCTGACTGCGACGCCCAAGGAATTTAAGAGCTCGTGGAGCATGGGCTTCACCTTTAGGTGACCATCCCGCGGGCGCGCCTCCGGAGCACCCTGGTGGCCAAGTTCACAAAACAAGCCTGCCGACGGGCATCACCGAGCGTGACATTAGCGATGTCAGTGGCTGCTGTCCGCGGCTGGGGAACTACCGGTGTCCGCCATCAGGCCTTCAAGGCCGTGCCCATCTCGGTCAGGCCCTGGCCGTCGTCGTTGCGCAGGCGCAGCTGCCACGAGGCCGGGGCCCCGTCGATCTCGGCAGGGGAGGAGGTGATCAGGATGCCGTTGCCGGACCGGCGGACGTCCAGGTGCAGCATCCCCAGGACGGAGTGAAACGCGGTGCCGAACCACTCCGTCGGCTGCCCGCCCTAACCGCGCGGCGCGCGCGGCTTGTGCACCTTGTGTCGTCCCATGCTCTGCCTCGCAGACGTGATCCGTGCACGGGCCGATCGGTCCGCTGAACCCCCAACCGCTGCCCGGCGGCTCAGGCACGCCACAGGCCCGGCCTCCACCCGTTCAGCGCTGGGCAAGCCTCCCCGGCCGGGAGAGCCGCCGAATGCGCCCCGACCCCCAGGAGGGTTGCACCGGAAGGGGGCTGGAGGGTTGTCTGCAGGGGTGCACTAGGCGGGGGACCGCAGGTGTGACCGGAGGTGGGACCCCCCGAATTCGATGATCTTCCGTTTTCCCAGGTCAGCAGCCGTGGGCAAGCCCCTTTCGCAGAACGACACCTCTAATTCGTTAGTAATTAGAGGTTCTGGATCTCTGAGGGGCCCGGGGCGGCGTTGTTCAGCCCGGGGCAGGGTGTGGTCCGGTCGGTGCCGTGGTGACCCCTACGACACCTCCGACCTTGTCCGCGATAGCCGGACGAAGAGGTCTGTCCTGTGTCCGGCGGCTGGCGGCGCCGCAGGGGTACATGTACCGGTACGGCTCGTCAACGGATCCGGTGGCCTCTCGTCGTGGACCATGCGCAGGAGATCGTGGACGGGTACGCGCCGCTGAACGTCATGACCCTTGAGGCAACGATCGGAGGCTTAGCGGGGTACCGTGCGCCGCCATAAGCGGCGTGGCCCCGGCCCGGGGACGGCGCGACGGGGCTGGTCCTCAACACCTGGTCTACGGAGTGTCGTAGACCTGCAGCATCGGGATCTCGACGATGTGCTGGGCACTCGGCGGCCGCACCGTCTGGGTGCTGATGACCTGTGTCCCGGTGGCGTGGGCCGCTTCGGCCAGCTCTGTGAGGGCCTGATGAACCACGCTGCTGGCGATGCCTTGTTGGTAGGGGTTGTCGAGCAGGAGCAGGCCGGGGAAGGCACATTCCTCGTCAAGGTCCGAGTCGAGGAACAGGGTGGCGTAGCTGTAGGCCAGGAAGAAGAGAACCTTCGCCTCTGCGCCCAGACCTTGATCCCACGGCTTTGAGCCGACGTAGAAGGTGAGGTCGGAGTCTCTGATCGAGACTTGTCCGGCCACCCACAGCGTTTCCCTGTAACGGTCGAGAAAGCCGTTCATGCGATCGGCGAAGATGGAGCAGCGGTCCATGGGGCTCAGCCCGGACGGCGCTGAGTTTGCCTGTTCCTTCTCGATCCGCTCGACCATCTGCTGCGCGGAGAGCACGCTGCGATGCGCATCGGTACGCCGTTGGAAGATCTCTTCCATCGCGGGGAAGACCGTCAGCTTGTGTTCCAGCTGCGCGATCTGCGCGGCGAGACCTTCCAACGTAGCCATGAAGGGAGCCAGCTCCGCCGCGCGGCGCTGGTTGAGTTCTTGGGCCAGCTGAGCCTGCTGCACGTGCAAGTGCTGCTGACGGGTTCGCGCGGACTCCAGGTCGGCCCGGGAGCGCGCGATGACGTCATCCAGATCGGCCAGCTCTGACTTCAGGGACCTGATCTCCACCTGTGCTCTGCGTTGACGCTTGTCGTCGTCCACGGGCTGGAAGCAGAGGTAGCAGGCATCCTCGTCGTGGTCGCGGTGCGGGTCGACGTTCTGCTCGCACGCTGGGCACAGCCGGACCGGAAGCGTGTCGAACACCTCGATGGAGGTCGCCAGGCGCTCCATGCGGCTTACCTCCGCGGTGACCGTCCGAGCCGAACGCTGGTGCTCCTCCAGGAGATGCCCGAGGTTGGCCACCTCCTCGGTCGCCTGACGGAGGCGGTTAGTGATGTCGCTGTACACGTCCGTCAGCGAGGGGTCGTACCCGGCAGGGGAGCCGGCCGGGAGGCTCCCGTCGATGAGGCCCCGAATCTCGTCCGTCAGGAGCCGGCGACGCTCGTACACGGCATCGAGTTCGCGGCGGAGTTCGATCCGCGCGCGGGCAACCTCATCAGCGGAGCGGACGAGGGGAAGGCCCAGGTTCTGGGAGATTGCTGTCACAGCTTGGAGCGTGCTTTCGCGAACCTCTCGGTCGACGGCCTCGGCTTCGTTGAGGCGTCGTTTCGCTCGGGCGAGCTCGAAATCCCTGTTCGCTTGAGCAGTCCGTACCCGGGCGAAGCCCAGAAGCTGGCTGACGACGGCCCGCCGTGTGAACGGCTGCTCCTTATCGGCGAAGCTGGTCCAGGAGTCCTCGTTTCGGTAGAAGTGCCGCAAGGT
Protein-coding sequences here:
- a CDS encoding DUF6207 family protein, producing MKPIDEKHIAEPGLVVLDITGRDEDTVRAVMTALEERWATSGIGPVRRDPGEPGVRARIYADVLRPGRDCP
- the istA gene encoding IS21 family transposase; this translates as MSKVELYAAIRRDHRGGMKIREIERKYNVSWRTVRKAVDSVWPEPRKQLPPRPTALDPYKPVIDGMLQADLDAPRKQRHTVTRIFHRLVEEHGADVSYQMVRRYVSDRKPQILVESGKAPVEAFIPQTHQPGMEAEVDFGDVTIRLAGELVTCYLFSFRLSYSGKAVHRVFASCGQEAFFEGHVHALRTLGGVPRNKVRYDNLKAAVARVLGLSRARVEADRWIAFRSHFGIESFYCRPGIEGAHEKGGVEGQIGYFRRNHFTPVPEVDSLAELNELVDQWDLHDGRRRIGSRPRTIDEYFQVERPLLMPLPEESFETGRLFTPRVDRYSQIAVRTNRYSVPVRLIGKRVRVVLHASHLVVYDRNVEVARHERLIAKGGCRLDLDHYLEALIRKPGAFPGATALEQARSAGKFTPVHDAWWAAAVKAHGDTAGTRALIEVLLLARHVSHEHLVAGLATALRAGALTADAVALEARKVAQAEDEPTGTAARAGAAGEATVTFLHEWRLAHLPPDTRPLPSVTHYDQLLRRRRTSGGEHREGEAQ
- a CDS encoding replication-relaxation family protein; protein product: MTYASSARQPEPEPRPTSPPNPETPAKGKKSTPTAGKVRADALRMLGCVRIATVRQMAQVITEEESDGRSYVRRAMVELAKLGLAETNGKDGKHQIWNLTPAGQKALADGNELPPRPKAGTGAKAVRAGFGPHAVAVTDTILAYTDTVLRGRREYLTDWQVEVNHAIKETGLSFNTDAVLAVPTKTSEVRLFELDNGTMSQARLAKEVWDYERYAGHRVWEGARGTIGGTYPFWQRHRYTRSKTFPRLHVVLAGKAEHLLDNRLQALTAAVQGITIAVWTNTLPRLKRGEPWYEIGVDDPHERRARYPEPVGR
- the mobF gene encoding MobF family relaxase, translating into MEGRAEGLAVLLQRRAGRDGHRRAGATLRAAQDEAGVPAGFWMGRCLPAVGLVAADVVTERQAELLLGEGRHPDSDRIEYERLAAGDDPAKARRATVLGRPIEHNQSPATEKAKERSPWLAMDLVFRAPSTAQIAWALCDDKHRMVLELCQEIARDKTLAWLEEAVAEIRWGSGGKHRGPVLDGLIVAVFRHYESRAREPRPLLHDHAVVSIRARRPDGKWGNWFQDRMLAHIVAAGTLYSLYFMEEVSARLGWAWEPREVTAGKRPVMEIAGIDWRLIGWQSTRRQQIADALPVIVADYEATQGHPPGERAAYALSQQAADRTRPPKRKDPRSLTELRELWRKSAIRAYGADVIDRLAERARAAAAAVWARVRPVVDIALAAVDVAAVVYVMRGAFKHHHLLAEARRHLAYVLRGRPHPHQPGLDQQIVQEAIDHYTRPVGRGRMMTADLRALYPHDIEDQAVLRPLTRNRSATPYERARLAAGALTARVHAVRRADRLNSRTRPRTVAVPTTPRPNLRPGWAERRAGRDLEPATDVAAVEQTSRTLEAAAAEMAARLQAGIRERAAARRPSPQSAPATAPPPRTPQPVQPAPGRTTPTGGIA